The Channa argus isolate prfri chromosome 22, Channa argus male v1.0, whole genome shotgun sequence genome has a window encoding:
- the chordc1b gene encoding cysteine and histidine-rich domain-containing protein 1 produces MSVLCYNKGCGQRFDPENNPDDGCTYHPGVPVFHDALKGWSCCKRRTTDFTDFLSIVGCTKGPHNKEKPPEPVKPDVTTSGEKKEADNQKPMFNEYIISAPKPQEAINRPSGDEPMVRMQHKVSASLKQALEKLKLTENTAEAKEEDGDEIKIGTSCKNGGCTTSFEGPASDSDVCLYHSGFPIFHEGMKYWSCCKRKTSDFNTFLSQEGCTKGKHLWRKKDSGKKVVPCRFDWHQTGSQVIISIYAKNAVPELSYVDANSTMLNIHVIFEGDKEFEQKISLWGVINVGKSIVNMMAAKIEIAMKKSEVMSWARLDLPPPVTPPKENENKKEEADSEDEDE; encoded by the exons atgtctgttttgtgttaCAATAAGGGATGTGGACAGAGGTTTGATCCAGAAAATAACCCAGATG atgGCTGCACCTATCATCCGGGAGTCCCAGTATTCCATGATGCATTAAAG GGATGGTCCTGCTGCAAGAGACGAACAACTGACTTCACTGACTTCCTCAGCATTGTT GGCTGTACAAAAGGTCCTCACAACAAAGAGAAGCCCCCTGAGCCGGTGAAACCAGATGTGACAACATCAGGAGAAAAGAAGGAGGCAGATAACCAAAAACCAATGTTTAATGAGTACATCATCTCGGCACCAAAGCCTCAGGAGGCAATAAACAGACCAAG TGGTGATGAACCAATGGTGAGAATGCAGCATAAAGTCTCTGCTTCTCTGAAGCAAGCTCTGGAGAAGCTAAAGCTGACTGAAAATACAGCAGAAGCAAAAG agGAAGATGGTGATGAGATCAAGATTGGAACATCCTGCAAAAATGGAGGATGTACTACA agTTTTGAAGGCCCTGCAAGCGATTCTGATGTGTGCCTGTACCATTCTGGATTCCCTATCTTCCATGAAGG AATGAAATACTGGAGCTGCTGTAAGAGGAAAACCTCTGACTTCAATACCTTCCTCTCTCAAGAGGGCTGCACCAAGGGAAAACAtctatggagaaaaaaagactCG GGTAAGAAAGTGGTTCCATGTCGGTTCGACTGGCATCAGACTGGGTCACAGGTCATCATCTCAATCTACGCCAAGAATGCTGTTCCAGAGTTAAGCTATGTGGATGCAAACAGCACCATG CTCAACATCCATGTTATATTTGAGGGAGACAAGGAATTTGAGCAGAAAATCAGCTTGTGGGGA GTAATAAATGTGGGTAAAAGTATAGTAAACATGATGGCAGCCAAAATCGAAATAGCCATGAAGAAATCTGAGGTAATGTCATGGGCTCGTTTGgaccttcctcctcctgtcacaccACCCAAGGAgaatgagaataaaaaagaagaggCCGATagtgaggatgaagatgaatgA
- the LOC137108018 gene encoding tyrosinase-like gives MWPLIIISLVVFFEPCHQQFPRLCATRETLLSKECCPLWEGDGSPCGATSGRGFCRDVEIPDQPDGPQYPFSGLDDREKWPLVFYNRTCQCAGNFMGFNCADCKFGYSGVNCNERRESLRRNIFHLSRAERIRFVSYLNLAKQTISGDYVVATGTYMEMENGSNPMFAEVSVYDLFVWMHYYASRNALLGGPGNVWTNVDFAHWAPGFPPWHRVYLLHWEHEIRKLTGDSSFSIPYWDWRDAQGCEVCTDELMGDRNPQDPSLLSPGSVFSSWRVMCSRAEDYNNRGVLCDAREEGPLRRNPGNHNSNIVQRLPTSAEVEFTLSLTNYDTGAMDRSANMSFRNTLEGFGDPQTGLGNSSRMGMHAALHVFMNGSMTSVQGSANDPIFLLHHAFVDSIYEQWLRRHRPSPSQYPESKAPIGHNSEYHMAPFLPLHRNREYFITSKDLGYEYSYLLDANQRLAESMHPYLVDLQEVWPFLLLAGLLGGVVAVVITAAVVTARRRYKELPWLHVRKWKNLFALPETQPLIWSNDNVETSQHNYQTTMLRHSQPRVDIHPF, from the exons ATGTGGCCACTGATAATAATTAGTTTGGTGGTGTTTTTTGAACCCTGCCATCAACAGTTTCCCCGTTTATGCGCCACTCGGGAAACCTTGCTGTCCAAAGAGTGCTGCCCGCTCTGGGAAGGGGACGGTTCGCCCTGCGGAGCCACCTCGGGCCGGGGCTTCTGTCGGGATGTGGAGATACCGGACCAGCCCGACGGGCCGCAGTATCCCTTCTCCGGATTGGATGACAGAGAGAAGTGGCCCCTGGTTTTCTACAACCGGACTTGCCAGTGTGCAGGAAACTTCATGGGTTTCAACTGCGCGGACTGCAAGTTTGGCTACTCTGGGGTGAACTGCAATGAGAGGAGAGAATCTCTCAGGAGGAACATTTTTCACCTCTCTAGGGCTGAGAGGATCAGATTTGTGTCTTACCTGAACTTGGCCAAACAGACTATCAGCGGGGACTATGTAGTGGCCACGGGGACCTACATGGAGATGGAGAACGGCTCCAACCCGATGTTCGCTGAAGTATCGGTGTATGATCTTTTTGTGTGGATGCATTACTATGCGTCCCGGAACGCGCTGTTAGGCGGCCCGGGGAATGTGTGGACCAATGTGGACTTTGCCCACTGGGCGCCAGGGTTTCCCCCGTGGCACCGCGTATATCTGTTGCACTGGGAGCATGAGATCAGGAAGCTGACCGGAGACAGCAGCTTCAGCATCCCGTACTGGGACTGGAGGGATGCACAGGGCTGTGAAGTGTGCACCGATGAGCTGATGGGGGACCGGAACCCCCAGGATCCCAGTCTTCTCAGCCCAGGCTCTGTCTTCTCTTCTTGGAGG GTCATGTGCTCCCGTGCAGAGGATTACAATAACCGAGGTGTGTTATGTGATGCCAGGGAAGAAGGCCCATTGCGTCGTAACCCTGGAAACCACAATAGTAACATAGTTCAGCGATTGCCAACTTCTGCAGAGGTGGAATTCACTCTCAGTCTGACCAACTATGACACTGGAGCCATGGACCGCAGTGCCAACATGAGCTTCAGGAATACTTTGGAAG GATTTGGGGATCCTCAGACCGGCTTAGGGAACAGTTCTCGTATGGGCATGCATGCTGCTCTCCATGTATTCATGAACGGATCCATGACCTCAGTGCAGGGCTCAGCAAATGACCCCATATTCCTTCTTCACCATGCTTTTGTTGACAG CATTTATGAACAGTGGCTGAGGAGACACAGACCATCTCCATCCCAGTATCCAGAGTCTAAAGCTCCTATTGGGCACAACAGTGAATACCACATGGCACCTTTCCTGCCCctccacagaaacagagaaTACTTTATTACTAGCAAGGACCTGGGATATGAATACTCCTACCTCCTAGATGCCA ACCAGAGGCTAGCAGAGTCCATGCATCCTTACCTGGTGGATTTGCAGGAAGTGTGGCCCTTCCTGCTGCTCGCAGGGCTCTTGGGAGGAGTTGTCGCAGTGGTCATCACGGCTGCGGTCGTCACGGCAAGACGGCGATACAAAGAGTTGCCTTGGCTGCATGTAAGGAAGTGGAAAAACTTATTTGCGCTCCCAGAAACTCAGCCTCTTATCTGGAGCAATGACAATGTGGAAACCAGTCAGCACAACTACCAAACAACTATGTTAAGACACAGCCAGCCTCGTGTTGATATACATCCATTTTAA